A section of the Tachysurus fulvidraco isolate hzauxx_2018 chromosome 7, HZAU_PFXX_2.0, whole genome shotgun sequence genome encodes:
- the phactr4a gene encoding phosphatase and actin regulator 4A isoform X7 yields the protein MEKRAGLVAQITQSCCDTGMEKRDDDSDDQNSTIGNDKPDTGRETPPSKQKGKFSNLGKIFKPWKWRKKKESSEKFKETSEVLERKISTRRPRQELIDKGVLKEISENESHNVKAPSVNNGHTLPVAGDQGPNAGSEVKSRSHGEDRKSGLVPEPERRSRIPSDVTRNRQPLDVDARTRIPSDSEKRERDEARYRERRDENRDRRDDREERGRRDDKEDRERRDRREERDSRAEWREERERKEKREEKRDGRVEKDARADRDQKKDDRDERERREDRERRELKERRDDHNRKEETLRRDDRDRRPESERRDDRERKDDKERRELSERNEAQDRKEDFTRKDVRKPEMPKLIRPQSEMDMRSRVQSSSSDVVQKIRPVSEVDQRSTLPRYIQTQDDPRARTGSVGVRFTPVPELKEQQPTAKQAILPPKWLMSSTESGQASSSSSSSSSLSSSSSSSAPPIAKPPPRTVSLLVDDSSRHSSLPVVLIRNQDNPPAVLDHPAIPAPAPAPAPVPTPAAPSTAPDAPVHAKMPPVPPPKPTNRNSTLSLQGDAPQPLVVSNPVSAKRSPPIPPARMTPINKRNSGDISSNQGEPSARSSSPNPPPSQSEDSKHPSYTATVVSPPPSHIPPSPPGINVDPPSPTTEPPSQPPSIPLHILIQRALTSPGPVHPSPEGNQRAHSLLFETPPEIVVETSGRRSLPVTIEPLRLPEDDDFDMEEELQKLHPTPHQTFQPELEAGSRRGLVGDTMVIFEDTDSEQEGDNDSDGPILYREEEEDDDDEDVPMTGLAGKVKRKDTLALKLEKQQEKEEKQGQENSTWRNREQWEAMRSKIGSTLTRRLSQRPTQQELEQRNILLAKNEADRRAERSEIKRRLTRKLSQRPTVAELQARKILRFHEYVECTHAEDYDRRAEKPWTKLTPADKAAIRKELNEFKSSEMEVHEDSRIYTRFHRP from the exons ATAACTCAGAGCTGCTGTGATACTGGAATGGAAAAGCGAG atGATGACAGCGATGACCAGAACAGCACAATAGGGAACGACAAACCAGACACCGGCAGAGAGACACCTCCATCCAAACAGAAGGGGAAGTTCTCCAACCTGGGCAAGATCTTCAAACCCTGGAAATggagaaagaagaaggaaagcaGCGAGAAGTTTAAGGAGACGTCAGAGG TTCTGGAGAGGAAGATCTCGACGAGAAGACCCCGGCAGGAGCTGATAGACAAAGGAGTACTAAAGGAGATCTCTGAGAATG AGAGTCATAATGTGAAAGCGCCCTCCGTAAACAACGGACATACGCTGCCTGTAGCCGGTGACCAGGGGCCCAACGCAGGATCAGAGGTCAAGAGCAGGTCACACGGCGAGGACCGAAAGAGTGGTTTGGTACCAGAACCTGAGCGACGAAGCCGAATACCATCAGATGTGACCCGTAACCGGCAGCCTCTAGACGTGGACGCTCGCACGCGCATCCCGTCAGACTCTGAGAAACGAGAGCGAGATGAGGCAAGGTACCGTGAACGGAGGGACGAAAACCGAGACCGCAGGGACGATAGAGAGGAACGAGGGAGAAGGGACGACAAAGAAGACCGGGAGAGGCGAGATAGGCGAGAAGAACGGGATTCCAGAGCAGAGTGGAGGGAAGAACGAGAAcgaaaggagaagagagaagagaagagagacgGCAGAGTAGAGAAAGACGCGAGAGCGGACAGGGACCAAAAAAAGGACGATCGGGAtgaaagagaaaggagagaggacAGGGAAAGGAGAGAGTTAAAAGAAAGGAGGGACGATCACAATCGAAAGGAAGAAACTCTTCGGCGGGACGACCGAGACAGGAGGCCTGAAAGCGAGAGAAGAGATGACCGAGAAAGGAAAGATGACAAGGAAAGAAGAGAGTTATCTGAAAGGAACGAGGCGCAAGACAGAAAAGAGGACTTTACGAGGAAAGATGTGAGGAAGCCTGAGATGCCAAAGCTGATCAGGCCTCAGTCTGAGATGGATATGAGGAGCCGTGTGCAAAGCAGCTCGTCTGACGTGGTCCAGAAAATCCGACCCGTCTCCGAAGTTGACCAAAGGAGCACACTGCCAcgatacatacaaacacaggaTGACCCCAGGGCACGCACAG GATCTGTGGGTGTGCGCTTCACTCCTGTCCCCGAGTTAAAGGAGCAGCAGCCTACAGCCAAACAGGCCATACTTCCCCCAAAATGGCTGATGTCCTCCACCGAATCTGGTCAggcttcatcttcatcttcttcctcctcctcactgtcatcatcatcctcatcttcagCTCCACCCATTGCTAAGCCCCCTCCTCgcactgtctctctgttggTGGACGACTCGTCTCGACATAGTTCCTTGCCAGTCGTTTTGATACGAAACCAGGACAACCCACCTGCTGTCTTGGATCATCCTGCTATTCCTGCCCcagctcctgctcctgctcctgttcCTACTCCTGCTGCTCCTTCCACCGCACCTGATGCCCCAGTACATGCTAAAATGCCACCGGTTCCCCCTCCCAAACCCACCAACCGTAACAGTACGTTATCACTGCAAG GAGATGCACCCCAACCCCTGGTAGTCTCAAACCCGGTTTCTGCAAAGCGCTCTCCTCCCATTCCGCCAGCTAGGATGACGCCGATCAACAAACGCAACTCGGGGGACATCTCATCCAATCAGGGTGAGCCTTCTGCCAGAAGTTCTTCCCCTAACCCTCCCCCCTCCCAGTCAGAGGATAGCAAACACCCTAGCTATACAGCTACAGTGGTGTCTCCTCCACCTTCCCATATCCCTCCGTCTCCACCTGGCATCAACGTTGATCCTCCGAGCCCCACCACTGAGCCGCCGAGCCAGCCTCCATCCATACCTCTGCACATCCTGATCCAGCGTGCACTTACCAGCCCTGGACCAGTCCACCCCAGCCCAGAAGGCAACCAGAGAGCTCACTCTCTGCTGTTTGAGACACCACCTGAGATCGTAGTCGAGACGAGCGGACGACGTTCGCTTCCTGTCACCATCGAGCCACTCAGACT GCCTGAGGATGATGATTTCGACATGGAGGAAGAGCTACAAAAGCTGCACCCTACACCACATCAGACCTTCCAGCCGGAGCTGGAGGCCGGGAGCAGGCGGGGGTTAGTGGGAGACACCATGGTCATCTTCGAGGACACTGACAGTGAGCAAGAGGGCGACAACGACTCAGATGGACCCATTCTCtacagagaggaggaagaggatgatgacGACGAAGATGTGCCCATGA CCGGTCTGGCAGGCAAAGTGAAACGGAAGGACACTCTGGCTCTAAAGCTGGAGAAACAGCAGGAAAAGGAGGAGAAGCAGGGGCAAGAGAACAGCACCTGGAGGAACCGGGAGCAGTGGGAGGCGATGCGTAGCAAGATTGGCTCCACCCTCACACG GCGATTGAGTCAGAGGCCAACGCAACAAGAACTTGAGCAAAGAAACATTCTGCTAG CCAAGAATGAGGCAGACAGACGAGCTGAGCGAAGCGAGATCAAACGCAGACTTACAAGAAAG TTGTCTCAAAGGCCCACAGTAGCAGAGCTCCAGGCCAGAAAGATTCTCCGTTTCCACGAGTATGTGGAGTGCACACATGCTGAAGACTACGACCGGCGTGCAGAAAAACCCTGGACTAAACTCACACCCGCTGACAAG GCTGCCATCAGAAAGGAGCTGAATGAGTTTAAGAGTTCAGAGATGGAGGTCCATGAGGACAGCCGGATATACACCAG GTTTCATCGGCCTTAG